From Mus musculus strain C57BL/6J chromosome 17, GRCm38.p6 C57BL/6J, the proteins below share one genomic window:
- the Vmn1r234 gene encoding vomeronasal 1 receptor 234: MKQVVHAYLLMQNPRDQAEGSHQITSGDMAIGVILVSQTVAGVLGNSCLLYNYIVLYFKSYKLKHMDWILMHLIVSNFLTLLCKGVPQAMAAFGFQCFFNDFECKLLSYLHRVGRGVSFGSACLLSVFQVITISPEDAIWTILKKKAPKCISSSLYLTWILSLLFSIVSLKYMSAKLCNVNNTNLKDLGYCSSLSFDKTAEVLHAAHVIIPGAVCMFFMLCSSGSMVLILHRHRQRMEHMIRSNIFPRSSHESRATQTILLLVSTFVCFYTLSTLLTICLNFLVNLTWHLVSIHAIFSMCFASVSPYLLMRHGSSTSIHCFAWVNYQKS; encoded by the coding sequence ATGAAGCAAGTAGTCCATGCCTACCTCCTCATGCAGAATCCTCGGGATCAGGCAGAAGGGTCTCATCAAATCACTTCTGGTGATATGGCTATAGGGGTTATTTTGGTATCACAGACTGTTGCTGGAGTTTTGGGCAATTCGTGTCTCCTCTACAATTATATAGTGCTTTACTTCAAATCATACAAATTAAAGCACATGGACTGGATTTTGATGCACTTGATTGTGTCCAACTTCTTAACTCTCCTATGTAAAGGTGTTCCACAAGCAATGGCAGCTTTTGGTTTTCAATGTTTCTTCAATGATTTTGAGTGCAAACTACTTTCCTACCTTCATAGGGTGGGAAGAGGCGTGTCATTCGGCAGTGCATGCTTATTGAGTGTCTTCCAGGTcatcactatcagcccagaggaTGCCATTTggacaatcttaaaaaaaaaagcacccaaGTGCATCAGCTCTTCCCTATACTTGACTTGGATTCTATCTCTCCTTTTTAGCATTGTTTCCCTTAAGTATATGTCTGCAAAATTGTGCAATGTTAACAACACAAATCTCAAGGACTTGGGTTActgttcttctctttcttttgacaAAACTGCTGAAGTACTGCATGCAGCACACGTGATTATCCCTGGTGCTGTGTGCATGTTTTTCATGCTGTGCTCCAGTGGTTCCATGGTTCTCATTttgcacaggcacaggcagaggatGGAACATATGATTAGGAGCAATATTTTCCCTAGATCCAGCCATGAGTCCAGAGCAACACAAACCATTCTTCTCCTAGTGAGTACCTTTGTATGTTTCTATACACTCTCCACACTTTTAACTATTTGTTTAAACTTTTTAGTTAATCTTACCTGGCATCTAGTGAGTATCCATGCAATATTCTCAATGTGTTTTGCTTCTGTAAGCCCCTACTTGCTCATGAGACATGGTTCCAGCACATCCATCCATTGCTTTGCTTGGGTAAACTATCAAAAATCCTAA